The Halichondria panicea chromosome 17, odHalPani1.1, whole genome shotgun sequence DNA segment GGCCCCACATGTTGACGTAATCTATGCAGAGGGTAAGCAAAGAGCACATGAACCACTGGGAAAGGCATAGCAACAGTGGCCTGGGGCACTCACCAATAGCAGAGATCCAGCTGTCCCCAAGACCCACACCTTTGAAGACTACTGAGACATTCCCTGCATTGATGGCCTACAAAGAATCATTACAATACTAGAATCGTTAGGAAAGTTAAACTGACCTCTTGAAGCACTTCAGCAAAAGCAGCTGTCATCTTTCCACCGTACGACTCACAGAATATGTAGAATGGCATTTTCTGCGTGAACACATGTCATGAGAAATATAAAACACTCAAGCTACATCCTCACAcatgctataataatgtaGAAAATCACTAATGAAAAAACAGTGTTCACAATACATAATTGGTACCTGAAAAACAGAGTGTGTTTTAAGAAAGGCACTGAAGAGTGAGAGGAGATCCTTAGCAATCTCTGCAACGTCGGTGGTATATGCTGAGTCATCATCGACGTAGCTATATCCGGTGCCAACAGGGTTATCGATAAACAGAATATTAGCCGCCTGAGTCCAAGTGGTGTTTCTAGGTTTGAGGTTAATATCCAGCGGTCCAATCTCCATGAAGTTCCCAAAACCAGTCGATGAGCCTCCTGGTCCACCCTAGAGGAAGGAACAAACAAGACGTGTTattgcagctacatgtagtgacaTTGAGAATTCCCCAATTACGATTATATAGGTACCAATAGCAATGTAATGAAGGTTGCATTCTGTACGTAAACATATTTTAATTGTAAAGGACTGGACTACAACAGAGGTACGTACCTGCAACCACAAGACGAGAGGAACTTGTTCCCTGTTCTTGGTGCTGTCCGTGCACCCATAGAGCCACCAGAACATGTGTGCAGATGTCCTCACATCTACAAAGCCCCAATCCTCGTCTGGGATGACTGGAGCTTTCGACTGGACGCTGCAAACGAGCAGCAGAAGGCTTAACCCAAATACTGCAACTGGAGATGCCATTTTCTTGCTGATTTGGAAAAACAACGtgagccacacccacattttTTATTTGATGGGCGTGTCTCTACTAGTTTACATGGAAACTAGGTTCTCTTTCACACAAGTTTTTCACCTACAAAGAGATGCCATTATTCTCTCGGTCCTCATTCAGAACTCCCAAGAAGCCACCCAGGAGAAAGGCTGACTCCCTGCCCAATATCTCTGCTCTGGATGACTCGTTCAATTTCACCTCCGATAGCATGGTCAGCATGACCTCGGGTGCTGTACCCGCAGTCTCTATGAAGCTGGGGGACCAGGAGATCTTCTTTGAGAAAGGAGAGTGGGTCTCAAGTGAGTGTCAACGTATAAAgcagctataatattatttgctTGTTCCCTCATATAAGAAGCTTTACATATACACTCCACATGAACGACAACTTTGTTGTTTTACCCTATCATCCGAATAACTTTCAGCCTGATTAAATATTCTatgcctcccccccccccctttatCCCAGGTGGTGGAGGCAAAGGTCCTGGTTCAAGGGACTTTGTTCGGCTGCAGAAACAGAATGTGCAGCTGAGTGAAGAGAACAACCTGCTTAAGTACAAGGTGGAACTGTTGTTGGACATGTTAGCAGCTAGTAATGCTGACTTCCTGGTCATGCAGAAAGAGGTCGAAGCACTCAAGAAATCACAAACTAAAAAGaggtagctataataatagaacTCATAAATTATTTTTAATTTCCAATTTACACATTTTAATccactacacacatacacgcagtTTATTATTCTCATGGTCATTTACCAGGCATCCTGAAACTAGTGTAagcaggagtacattaagattcttaatgtactcctggtgTGAGCCACCATTGCTGGGGAAGTCCCTCGAGCAGAGCATGGGTATGGTGGTTGgttacagctacatgtaattaggAACCTCAATAGGCAATGTCTCTTCAAATAATAGTCGCCCCAGTAAACATTCATTGTGTAGTGTTTCTTCTGTATtaaatgataattattcatagtTCCAGTAAGACCAACCTTGGGGCCGGCCAAGGACTGCACCACAATAACTTGCTCTGTGATCTTTAGAAATCCAGTAACTGTACATGTTGAAAAATGGACAAGTACATACACCCAAGTAcatccataattattagtaccaATTTGGGTAGAATTTTCTCAAAGTGTTGAATGTCTACTTGGGAGGCTCCTTCATCCTGTACAGATAGTGAGTAATTTAGTAAACTAGCTGCAACTTTATACTCTTAAGCCTCACCTTAGCTTGTTGAGATGACCTATGTGCTGCTTCTGTATAAATAATAACACAAATTGATTACCTAAGGAGGGTATAAAATGAACAGGCTCTCCTACGTCAGATGTCCTACATAGCTCAACTGAGGCTAATATCTATAATGGCCGGCTAAAACAATACTTGTAgctggtatacatgtatataaatctACAAGGTCTTCACAAACTGGCAAGTTGTgacatgacacacacatatGTAACAGTATTAACGTACGTGTACCTGTGATGAACAGGTGGAGCAGGTCTGCCGTCAGCTTTATTGCGTCATTGTTAACTGTATGTATTTTTATCATGAGTGTATGCATGAATCGTGagtacataaaattatactcgTACTTTTTGTCTTCTTGTCGCTGAAGTTGGTCTTGAGCAGTTCTACCACAGTCTCCTGCAATCATTCAgtcatacacacatgtaacACAGCACCTGCAATACCTACCAGCTTGAGTGGGTTGTCAGTATCCATATGCAAAGCTAAAAAAGTGCAATAGATCCAGTGCAGTGGTGGGGTGGCTCTTTTTAGAAGAgcaaataattttatgacACTTTATGACGCTCAAGGTACTTTCCATGTGTTTAGAGAGAGAAGTGTCAGAGGCTCTGCTGTGTTGAGGCCAGATAGTTATGGGGAGAAAAAAGAAGAGGCCTATGAAGCCATGGTGCTGGTGAGATTGACTGACTGTCAGAAATATTGTGTGCTGAAAAATAGCTACTAGCTAGGCCATTGAATGACACAGTGAATCTGACACATTGCTTACATTGTATTGTATATACTGGATGTAGGTATTGTAACAGAGAGTTTGAAGACGACAAGGTTCTCATTTTCCATCAAAAAGCTAAGCACTTCAAATGTCACATTTGTCACAAGAAACTCTTCTCAGCTCCCGGGCTGGCAATCCACTGCTCACAGGTACGTCTAAAGTGTACATAATAACATTTATGTCTGGGGGGTGGTGGGGGGTGTTGTGCCTTTCACAGACTCGGTCTTCGATGTTTGTAGGTTTTGTATATTTATACAGAAGATtcgatgtataattatgtacatgtacagcgtATACGTGTGGATAGATGTACGAGTGCATGTATGAAGGTCCAATAGCGTTACTCTCTTGAGAGTTTCCCTGTGTCTATGGATACACGACATTCGGGGCACTCGAGCTACAAAGAAGAAGCGATATGATAAATGTTGTACTCTTATACTGTCCCTCCTCTACAGGTACACAAGGAGACGGTGTCTCGTGTGCCCAACGCAGTCCCGGGGCGGGAGAGCATTGAGGCGGAGATATTCGGGATGGAGGGCGTCCCAGAGGGTGACATCATGGCCAGGGAGCTAGCTAGAAATGgtgagtgtggggggtaggtAAGGGGGGTCCCCATTTTAACAACTTCGGTTCTTGGCCGCCCTCGATAGACAGTCTGTATGTAAATCTACCCTGTAGTGTACGATTAATtctataatagtaataattatacctgtttTGCTGAGTATGGATAGAGTGCTTCAATTACTGTAGagttgtgtctgtgtgtatacGTGTGATTAAGCTCAGTCAAGGTAGGCATGTCATGTGTTGCTACGGACACACACTTTGTAAAACTGAGCTATAGTGTTACATAATCTCACCTGCTTCTCAATTGAGTGGATAAAGTCACCATATTCCAAAGGTCAGAGGTTATCTAGTGTGCTGTATTTTATCGCTGAGGCTATAGACGATATACTTTTGGTTCAATTTCTTATTGCAGAAGTTGGTACTGAAATACATTTCATGACTGTATAAAATAGTGAGTCGTAAGGTCCTTATTCTTGCATCCTACAACCTGTatgtcgtacatgtacatgtgttgatAAATAGGATTGATCAGATTTTGCGAAATGGGATTGTTATTTTTTTCGTTTTTTCTCCATAGGGAAGTTTGAGGAGCCCCAAAACAAGAAGCCTCGAATGGATATGATGGGTGGAGCTCCAATGATGTCATATCCTGTCATGCCTGGGATGCCCCCACCCATGATGATGCCAGGGGCACCCCCTCCTATGATGATGATGCAACATGGGTGAGCTAGTAAAAGGTTTCTTGTCTATACCTGCACATGCtttaatttgtgtgtgtgtgtgttgacatACAAAAATTGTGTATTCGGTGTATTCGTTTTGCTACCCCCCGGTATTTTTATCTGCTATCCCCCTACAGAATGCACCCCGGTAATATGCCCCCTGGTGGAATGCACCCCGGTAATATGCCCCCCGGTGGAATGCACCCCGGTAATATGCCCCCCGGTGGAATGCCCCCTGGTGGTATGCCCCCTCCTCCACAAGCTCCACTTTTCCCAAGTGCTTCACAAGTAATTGTCTGTGTTGTAAAATGTACcgatgtacgtgtacgtgtgtgtgtgtgtgtgtgtgtgtgtgtgtgtgtgtgtgtgtgtgtgtgtgtgtgtgtgtgtgtgtgtgtgtgtgtgtgtgtgtgtgtgtgtgtgtgtgtgtgtgtgtgtgtgtgtgtgtgtgtgtgtgtgtgtgtgtgtgtgtgtgtgtgtgtgtgtgtgtgtgtgtgtgtgtgtgtgtgtgtgtgtgtgtgtgtgtgtgtgtgtgtgtgtgtgtgtgtgtgtgtgtgtgtgtgtgtgtgtgtgtgtgtgtgtgtgtgtgtgtgtgtgtgtgtgcgtgcgtgtgttaGTAATCAACTTATTATGCGATATCCTGTAACAGTACTAACAGCTGCACTGCAGTGTGTATGATACATATCACCATAATCGTCTTCTCCCTCTTCCAGCCTCCCAGCAGTGGACCGTCAATGCCTCCTCTCCCCTCTCACTCAGGGCCGGGACCATCACGCCCACCCCCCGAGACCTCTCTCCCCTCACTGCCCCCTGTTCCCACTCAGCCAGCA contains these protein-coding regions:
- the LOC135351186 gene encoding protein chibby homolog 1-like, which codes for MPLFSRSSFRTPKKPPRRKADSLPNISALDDSFNFTSDSMVSMTSGAVPAVSMKLGDQEIFFEKGEWVSSGGGKGPGSRDFVRLQKQNVQLSEENNLLKYKVELLLDMLAASNADFLVMQKEVEALKKSQTKKR
- the LOC135351184 gene encoding BUB3-interacting and GLEBS motif-containing protein ZNF207-like, which gives rise to MGRKKKRPMKPWCWYCNREFEDDKVLIFHQKAKHFKCHICHKKLFSAPGLAIHCSQVHKETVSRVPNAVPGRESIEAEIFGMEGVPEGDIMARELARNGKFEEPQNKKPRMDMMGGAPMMSYPVMPGMPPPMMMPGAPPPMMMMQHGMHPGNMPPGGMHPGNMPPGGMHPGNMPPGGMPPGGMPPPPQAPLFPSASQPPSSGPSMPPLPSHSGPGPSRPPPETSLPSLPPVPTQPAAKVPSVGPNCVLIHPEDDISLEEIRSRLSKYRSAKSGSAQLQPPQPTPPPMVQAPPMMRPPQPLGPGHVIRPGMPPPQMMGAPPMHHHPTHMSQPPRFGLLTPPQ